In the genome of Daucus carota subsp. sativus chromosome 9, DH1 v3.0, whole genome shotgun sequence, the window CGATCATAAGAAAGCTTTGCAGATGATCCATGACATTCTGAGTTACATGGACAGGACTTACATTCCAGATAACCATAAAACCCCTGTACTTAAACTTGGCATGGACCTTTGGAGGGACATCGTTTTACTGTCCCCTCAAATTAAGACCAGGCTTTTGGATACGCCAGGCTTAGTGAATATGCTTATGGGTGACAAGATTGAGGACCTGAGAAAAATGTACAATTTGTTTTGCGGGGTTCCAGATGGTCTTTCAATGATGGAGGCTGTGATGGCTTCTCACCTCAGAGAAACCGGTGAACAGCTTGTTACTGATATGGAAAGGGCAAGAAATCCGGTAAAGTTTGTTAAGTTCCTCTTGGATGTCAAGgagaaatatgataatataatatatatggcaTTTAGCGATGATAAGACATTTCAAAATGCTTTTGATTTGTCATTTGAAAGCATCTTTAATCTGAATCCTCACTCTGCTGAATTCGTCTCATTGTTTCTGGATCATACACTGAGGAAAGGTCTGAAGGCAGTCAGTGAGGAGAATGTTGAGGCTTCTCTTAACAAGATAGTGGTGCTCCTCCGTTACTTAAAGGAGAAAGATGTTTTTGAGAAATACTATAAGCAACAGTTAGCTCAACGGCTGTTGTCAGGAAAATATGTTTCTGAAAATGCTGAGAGAAGTCTGATTCTTATGCTAAAGGCTGAATTTGGATATCAGTTCACattaaaattagaaagaatGCTCACGGATATGGTAACTTCTCAAGAAACAATGCAGGGGTTCTATTGGGCCCATGAGGCAGAGCTGGTAGACAGTCCTACATTGGTTGTCCAAGTTATGACGACAGGGTCATGGCCTCCCCAGCCCACTGTCACTTGCAACCTGCCAGCCGAAATTTCAGCTCTCTGTGAGAAGTTCCGCTCTTATTACCTAGGAATTCATGCAGGCCGTAGATTGTCTTGGCAAACAAACATGGGCACAGCTGTCTTGAAGGCAATCTTTGGGAAGGGGCAAGAGCATCAGTTGACTGTATCCACTTATCAGATGTGTGTCCTCATGATGTTCAATAATGCTGATCAGTATAGCTATAGAGAGATCGAGGAGGCTACAGAGATCCCTCCATCAGACTTAAAGAGGAGCCTGCACTCCTTGGCTTGTGTCGAGGGAAAGAATGTACTGAAAAAAGATCCGGACACCAAGGATGTCAGTGAGGGGGACTTATTTTCCGTgaatgaaaatttcactggcAAAAGGTACAAACTAACTATAAGAACTGCTTCTGCTCAAAAGGATTCTGATTCTGAGAAACTAGAGATAAGGCAGAGGGTGGAGAAAAACCGAAAGCATCATATTGATGCTGCAATAGTACGAATAATGAAATCAAGGCGACTGCTGGATCATACTGATATCATCGCGGAGGTCACAGAGCATCTGCAGCCAAGATTTCTGCCGGACCCTATAGTGATTGGACAAAGAATTGAAGATTTGATTGAGCGTGAATATTTGGAGAGGGATGGCACTCGAAGAAACTTGTACCGATATCTTGCCTGACTCTGCAACTTCAGGCTATTACCAGATATCTTCAGCTCATCTTTATTTTCTGTTGGAGTATAGTACTCTGAATAATTTTCCTTTTAAAGCATAAATTTGTCtctctttttttgaatatatgcGATCTGTAAAGGATAAATGCTTGCTTATTCGGGATTCTGAGCCATATTCTCTGATCAACTCTCTTATAGCTACATGGTGTAAAATCTCCATCGACTGGTTAACACCTGATATATGGTTTTCTTCAACAGAAGTAAGGCTTGTCTGTGAAAAACCAGCAAGCAGACAACGAAAATTTAAGCATTTCTTGTTACTAATTCTCCATGTGAGATTTAACTGAAGAGTGGAAGAAATAAATGCACTTGAAATTAGAATGCTAACTACTTAATTCCCTCCAATCCTGACATAATGCACTACTCATTTACTATTTAATAACTctaattagtttaaataattttcgacTGGCATGACAAAATTGATTAAAGTTATATTTCCAaggttttattttctttttattgtagttatattattttataaaaatgttgcaccatgatttttttttttttgatatgtgCTTGTTATTTGTGaaatgaatttaataatatttaaagattaATAACTATGttcaataaatataagtataacaAATAATATTCATCTCAACAGTTTATGTATAATGAAAATATgacagaaaaaaatataaatacacttTACTATGTTTTAGAAGTGCAGTATTGCAAATGCAGatacacaaaatgcactttactcttaaataaaatgataaacatGTACCACAAAAATGACCCGACAGCATAATTAATACTAGGTAACTTTATACTTCACTGGACACATCATTCTCTTAAAAAACTGTAactgattttgtaattttgtgtaGTTAGCATGCATTACTCATTACTCCTTAAGTTAGTATATCATTCTCGTAGAAATCCATAAGTAactgattttgtaattttgtgtaGGTAGCATTACTCCTAAAGTGAATATGTACCGGAGTCTCAACTAAATTAAAAGAATCCCTGAATTCATTCTCTCCTGCTTCAAAGATTTCAAAGCAAGGTGCAATCTTTTAAGTACTAGTCATTTACCTTTAAAAAAACTGCTGATCATTTCTTTAGTTCTTGTTCTTTCTTAGACTTATAATTACATGCATAACAATTTTGTACTGTATGATTGTTGTGTCTGATTCTACTTGATAAAAAAGTGTAAATGTTAATGTCAGTTCACTTCTGATCAATTTTGTACTACATGATTGTGCTGATTTAGTTCATTTTTTGTGAATGATACAGTAGTAGATTGAGCCAAGAGCTGGAGAGATGGATAATAATCAGAAGGAACAGAATTTTAAGAGGCGCAAGGTTGTTGATGCCAAGTATGCCGAGAA includes:
- the LOC108202317 gene encoding cullin-3B-like encodes the protein MDNNQKEQNFKRRKVVDAKYAEKIWKKLEHAINEVYNHNGRLLSYHELYRDAYEMVLHNFGEMLYTGVESTMTNRLKEISKGLEEAKGDLFLEEVHRNWVDHKKALQMIHDILSYMDRTYIPDNHKTPVLKLGMDLWRDIVLLSPQIKTRLLDTPGLVNMLMGDKIEDLRKMYNLFCGVPDGLSMMEAVMASHLRETGEQLVTDMERARNPVKFVKFLLDVKEKYDNIIYMAFSDDKTFQNAFDLSFESIFNLNPHSAEFVSLFLDHTLRKGLKAVSEENVEASLNKIVVLLRYLKEKDVFEKYYKQQLAQRLLSGKYVSENAERSLILMLKAEFGYQFTLKLERMLTDMVTSQETMQGFYWAHEAELVDSPTLVVQVMTTGSWPPQPTVTCNLPAEISALCEKFRSYYLGIHAGRRLSWQTNMGTAVLKAIFGKGQEHQLTVSTYQMCVLMMFNNADQYSYREIEEATEIPPSDLKRSLHSLACVEGKNVLKKDPDTKDVSEGDLFSVNENFTGKRYKLTIRTASAQKDSDSEKLEIRQRVEKNRKHHIDAAIVRIMKSRRLLDHTDIIAEVTEHLQPRFLPDPIVIGQRIEDLIEREYLERDGTRRNLYRYLA